The genomic DNA GCTGATCCGGATTCTCGACATCGACGGCAAGGCACCCACCAAGAAAAGCCTGGCGGAAATGTCGATGCGCGACCGCAGCACCCTGCGCCAGGAGATGTCGCGGGTGGACGCCGGAATCGACACCTCGGTCGAGATGGAATGCGACGGCTGCGGCACCCGTATCCGTACCCGCCTGGAGGCGGAACCGGCTTTTTTGTTCCCCGGAGTTCGCTTGTAAGCGACGTTTTTTTTCTCGCTTACGGCGGACTGCACTGGGGCTATTCGGAAACCCGCTCACTGCCGCTCAGGGTCCGGCGACAGTTCGTCGAGGCTCTTGAGCGGCAGCTTGATTTTGAACGAGAGCAAACGGAACGGCATAAATGAACGGTGATCTCGGACTGGGCATAGTGGTATCGATGAAGGATGCGTTTTCGCAGAACGCGCAGCGCGTCCGTGGTTCCATGATGGACCTCGATTCCACCGTGGCGGATGCCAGCGAGCGGATGACCCGCAACCTGGACCGCATCCAGCAAGGGACCATGATGCTGGGGGCGGGACTGGCCCTGATGGCAGTACCCGCCGCCCTGTTCGCCTCCACCGCCGCGACTCAAAAGGCACTGGGCGAGCTGGCGTCCCTCGGCGTGCAGGACCTCCGGGCCATCGAAGATGCCGCCGAATCCTTCACCAACCAATGGTCCGGTGCCGATAAGGCCGCCTTTGTGGCCGCCACCTACGACGTGAAATCGGCCCTGTCCAACCTGAGCGACGGGGCCGTGGGTGTTTTCACTTCCATGGCCGCCATGACCGCAAAGGCAACCAAGGCCACCACCCAGGAGATGGTGGGCACCTTCACCACGGCCTACGGGATTTTCAAACCCATCATGGCCGACATGACCGACATGGAATGGGCGACCGCCTTTTCCGGGGCCATGGCGCAGACCGTGGCCTCGTTCAAGACCAATGGCACTCAGATGGCGGACGCTATCAAAAACATCGGTGCGGTCGCGGCGGCGAGCAACATCCCTCTAAACGAGCAGCTCGCCGTGCTTGGTCAGCTTCAAACCACTATGCCCGGTTCCGAGGCGGGCACGCTGTACAAGGCGTTCATCATGAAGGCCGCCGAGGCGGGTGATGAACTCGGCCTGTCCTTCACCGACGCCAGCGGCCGCCTCAAGGGCGTGGTTCCCATCCTGCAGGAGATCAAGCGCCAGTTTCCCGATCTTTCCAACGCCGCCGCGCAGGTGAAACTGAAAAAAGCTTTCGGCTCCGACGAGGCGGTTAAATTCCTGTTGCAGATGTCGGCGGGAGTGAATTCCCTCGAAGGCAATATCCAGTCGGTGGGCCGAGCCATGAAGACCGGCACGGCGGTCACCGAACAGATGGCCGACGCCATGAACCAGGACATCGGAGCCCGGTTCCTGCTCCTGCGCCAGCAGATGGCCAACCTCAGCGAAATTCTGGGGCGCACCTTGCTGCCGGTGGTGACACCGGTCATCAACGGCGTCTCCCGCGTTATTCTCTTCCTGCAGCGCATGGCCAAATCGATGCCGGGCGTGACCCGGGCGATCCTGGGACTATCCATGGCCCTCGGCACCATTCTGGTCGTGGCCGGAGCCGTCACCGCCGCCGTGGGGATGGTGGGACTCATGCTTCCCGCTATCAAGGCCGGGTTCGTGGCCATCAGCGCCGCGCTGGCCGGGGTGGGTTCGGCGGTCGCGACCTATTTTCTGCCAGTTACCGCGATTATTGCTGGCGTGATCCTCTCGGTTTATTTGCTCAAACGCGCCTGGGAAACCAACTTCGGCGGCATCCAGGACGTCATCACCGGGGCCTGGAACAAGGTCTCGCTGGTCTTCCGGGGGATCAGGGAGCTTGTGGGCTCGCTCAGCGGCGGTGTCGGACAGATGTCGGCCGAACTGGCCCAGAAGCTCCAATCCGCCGGTCTGCTGGGCTTCGTGGTCACCGTCTTCAAAGCCTATTACCGCGTTCGTGAGGCACTGGCCGGATTGTGGGGCGCTTTTTCCCATGCCTTTGGTCGCATCCGCGCCATCCTCGAACCGACCGTCCGCACCCTGATGAGCGCCTATGCGGCGCTGGCCAGCGCGGTCTTTTCGGTGGTGGAGATCTTCGGCGTGGCCGCCAGCGCCACCGACGGCTCGTCCTGGCGCACCTTCGGCACGGTTATCGGCACCGTCGCCGGTGTGCTTCTTCAGGGGTTGGCATTCGCGCTGAAGATCGTGGCCTGGAACCTGTCGCTCATCGTCCGAGCCCTGGCGGTGGTGGTGCGCAGCGTGGTCTGGGTCGGCAAGGTCATCGTCGGGTCCCTGGTCGGAGCGGCCAAGTTTATCTACAAGTTCCTGTTGCCCGTGCGCATGATCGGCGAGGCCTTCGTGGCCGCCGGAAAGATCGTCTATGCGGTCTGGCAGGTGCTGACCGGCGACATTTCCCTGCTGGACGGTCTCAAGGCCATCGGCGGCGCGGTCTACGATTTTGTTGCCACCCCGTTCCGCTGGGCGCGGGATGTGGTGGTCGGTGTCTGGAATTTCTTTTCCGGCATTTTCACCTCCATCGGCCGCCTGGTGGCCGACGCTGCCGGACAGATCGGCCAGGCGATTCTGAACCTGCCGATCATCAGCACTCTGCGCGATCTGTTTGCCACCGTGCGCTCCTTCTTCGCCGGGGACACGACCTTTTTCGAGGCGGGCAAAAAGCTGCTGATCACCCTGGGCGAAGGGATCTGGTCGGCGGTGACCTATCCCTTCACCATGCTCAAGAACGCCCTGGGCAAGCTGCGCAATCTGCTGCCGTTCTCCGACGCCCGCGAGGGACCGCTCGCCAACCTGACCGCCTCCGGTTCCGCGCTGCTCAAGACCCTCGCCGACGGCATGAGCCTTAGTCAGTCGCTGCCCGCGAAAGTGTTCGGCTTCGCCGCTCGCGGGATTCTCTCGATCGCTGCAGGAGCCTGGCAACAGATTAAATCGGCGGGCGGCAACCTTATGGACGCCGCCTCGGTTCCCTTCCGCATGGCTGGAAAACTCTGGGATGGGTTGACCTCCGGAGCTCAAACCGTCGCTACCAAGGCCGGTGCCATCTTGGGCGGTCTTAAACAGTCCCTGCTTGGCGGCACGCCTGACCTGGCGCTCAAGCCGTCTCAGGTCAATGCCTGGGACGCTCTGGCCACGGGAGCCGTCAATGTCCGCGACCGGATCGTTGCCACGCTGTCGGCCGTGCCCGGCGCTGTCGGTCGAATCTTTGCCAGCGCCGGGGCCGAGGGGCAATCCCTCTGGCAGCGGCTTTCCAGCGGCGCGAGCGCGGGCATTCAGGCGATCAAGGATCGCAGCGCCGGGATCGCCAACGGTTTACTCACCTCCACTCGCGCTTTGCTGGGAGTCCAGGCCCCGGTTCCGCTGGTGGCCGAGCAACGTCAACCGCTCAAGACGACGCAGCCCACCGAATCGATTGGGCAACGCATCATCGAAAGCGTACTGAGTCTCGTGCCGCGTCTGGACGAACGCCTGGTGCCCAAGGCCCTGAGCGCCATGCTGATGCTCCAGCCGGTCATGGCCACGGTAGCGCCAACTCCGCAACCGATGAACGGCACAGTGCAAACCGTCGCAGCGGCCGTCGAGCCGGTAAGTAAGAGCTATATCCAGCCGTTCGCAGTGGAACCGGCAATGGAAAGAGGAGACGCCTCTCTGGCACCGGGCGGGATCGAGCGGCCCATGACCGCTGCGCCGACTCCGATAACGAAGCCCCTGCAATCAGGACTAGCAGAGATGGTGCCATCCGAACGCTTGATTACTCCGGCCCGCACTGCTCCGGCGGCACCATTGCGGGGAGAGGAAGCCGGTCCGGGAGTGCGCGAACTGCTGGAATCCCTGCTCTCGCGCCTCGATGGCCTGGCCGACCGCCCGGTGGAATTGAGCGTGACCACCAACATCGATGGTCGGAAGGTGGCCGAGGCGGTCTACAAGGACCTGCGGGAGCGGAAGATCAGAAACTACGAAACCCTGTGAGAGGACCGATGAAACGCATCTTTGTCTGCAGCCCGTTCGCGGGCGACATAGCTCGAAACGTCAAGGTCGCCGAAGCGCTTTGCCGTTGGGTCATGAGAAGCGGTCACGCGCCGTTCGCGCCACACCTGCTGTATCCGACCTTCACCGACGACAGCGTTCCCGAACAACGGGAGACGGGCATCGCCTGCGGCCTGGCCTACATGGAATGCTGCGACGAGGTGTGGGCGTTCACCGGCAACGGTATTTCCAGCGGCATGCAGCGGGAACTGGACCGGGCCGGACAACTGGGCAAGCCGATCATCAAGATTGTCGAGGTGTAAGGATGGCCTGGGATCAACAGCCCATCAAGGGATATCTGGTGGACGCCGACACGGGGGAGCGGCTCGAATTCCAGTACAACCCCAACTCCATCAGCGACGAGAAGTCGACCGACTACGCGACGATCAAAATTCCCGGTATGAGCCATCCGCGCTACCAGTACGTCGCTGGGGAACCGCGCCGGATCGCCTTCAAGGTCGAGCTGTTCAAAGGGCCGGTGAAGCAGAAGGTCGACTGGCTCCGCTCTCTGCAATATCCGGAGCACGCCGGAACCATGCTCAAGAACGCGCCGCATCGTGTGCTGCTCATTTTCGGCGATCTCTATCCCGGCGTGACCTGTATCGTCCGGCAGGTTAAGGCGCGGTTCTTCGGCCTGTTCGACCGGGACAACCTGCTGCCGCAGCGGGCCGAGGTGGACATCGTCCTCGAGGAATACGTGGACCGTTCCATCAACTGGTCGGAGGTGCGCTCATGATCGGTCGCGATTCCCGCTACGCCCGCTGCGTTCTCTACCGGGACAGTGACGGCACCTCCCTCGGCGTGCGCCAGCGCATCGACACTACCCCCAGACACGACGACCGCCTGCACACCTTGGTCGAAGGCGACCGTCTGGATCTGCTCGCGCACCGCTATCTGGGCGATGCCCGGCTCTGGTGGATCATCTGCGACTACAACGACATCTTCTTTCCGCTGGAACTCGAGCCGGGCCAGGCGCTGCGCATTCCCTCCCGCGAACACGTTCAGATGCGCCTGCTCGACTGAGGCGTCCGACACCTCGCCATGCCTTCCGGTAAGTAAGCAGGGAACTGCGAACCACCGGAGAGACGCATGGATCTGGATACTTTCAAGCCGACATTTTTGATTCAGATCGAGGGGCAAGACCTCTCGAAGGACATCACCCAGGAGATCACCTCTTTCGTCTTCACCGACAACGAGGAGGAGCTGGATATCCTCGAACTGTCGGTGACCGACCGCAACCTGCAGTTCGTCGATGATCCTCTGTTCCAGGAAGGCAATGAGATCGTGGCCCGCTTCGGCTACGTGGGAAACCTCTCTCCGCGTAAGAAGGCGGTCATCAAAGACATCGATTACGATTTTCCGGAAAACGGCGACCCGACCATCCGCATCAAGGCCTACGACAAGGGCTTTAAACTCGCGGGCAAGGAAAACCAGAAGGTCTGGCAGAAACCCGCTCCCGGCATCCTCTATTCGGAAATCGCCGAGCAGATCGCCGCCGCCAACGGCCTCACGTCGGTGGTCACTGCCACCAAGGGCAAACATCTCCGCGTCACCCAGAGCAACATCTCGGACGCCCAGTTCCTGAAGGAGCTGGCGGAAAAAGCCCGTGACCGCGATGGCGACGGCGTGAGCGGCTATGTCTTCTACGTCCAGGACGACGAACTCCACTTCCATCCCCGCGAGCTCGACCAGACGCCGCTTCTGACCCTCGAATATTTCACCGACACCAAGGGCCTGTTGCGCTCGTTTCGCCCCAGCACCCAATCCCAGGGAGCCAAGGGCGCGGGTGTCGAGACCAAAACGGTCGGCGTCGACCCGCGCAAGAAGGACGTGGTCGAGCACAAGGCTAACAACGCCACCACGCCCGAGCGCACGGCCCTGGGCAAGCAGACCTATCTGGTCGACGGCAACACCGGCGAAGGCAGCTTCAAAGAACAGGAGACGGGGCAGATCGTGCCCAGCTTCGACCGTTCCGAAGGCTTTCACGATGAGCCGCGACAAGAGCCCGCCCAGGACAGCGCCGAAGGTAAGTTCCGCGAGGCCGAACTGCGTCAGGTCGAGGCGGATGCGGCCACTATCGGCATTCCCCAGCTACGCGCCAAGAAGAACGTCGAGATCAAGGGCGTGGGACGGAAGTTTTCCGGCATCTATTACTGCCACTCGGTGCGCCACAGCATCAGCGGCGCTGGCTATCTCTGCGAACTCAAACTCAAGAAGAACGCTCTCGGCAAGGGCGCGGGCGACAAGTCCGCCGAGTCCCAGGGCAAACCCAACGACAAGGAGGCCCCGCCCACACCGCAAAACGAGCCGCCAGCCATGGTGACCATCAATGCGGACACCGGCGCGGTCACACAAGGAGGCGGCAATGGGCGATCTCAGTAAGAATTTCAACCGGTCGGAATTCGCCTGCAAGGGCAAAAACTGTTGCGGCCATTCGGCTGCGGTCCATCCCGATCTGGTCGACGCCCTGCAGGCGTTGCGCGACCGCATCGGCAAACCGCTGTCCATCACCAGCGGCTTCCGCTGCAACCGGCACAACAAGGCGGTGGGTGGCGCGGCGCAGAGTTACCACACGCTGGGCATGGCGGCCGACGTGAGCTGTCCCGATGGCGTTTCGCCCGGGGACCTGGCGGTCATCGCCGAGGAGATTCCGCTCTTCCGCGAGGGCGGCATCGGCGTCTATGCCTCCTGGGTCCATCTCGATGTGCGCCAGTCGGGCAAGGCGAGGTGGCGGTCATGAGTTCCGAAGCCAAGACCCTATTTTCCGGTACCGCGCTGGGTCTCTCCGGGCCGCTTCGGGTGGAGATTCTTGCTAATGGAATGACCGCCAGGCTGACCCAGCCGTTCCGTGTCCGCACCGGCGCTTGCCGCATCATCGAAGTGCCCGCCGGGTTCGAGACCGACTTCGCCTCGGTGCCGCGCCTGTTCTGGCGCATGGTGCCGCCCTGGGGGCGATATTCCCCGGCGGCCGTCGTTCACGACTACCTCTACCACACCGGCAAGGTCTCGCGGCTTGCGGCCGACCGTATCTTTCTCGAACTGATGGCGGCCCTGGGCGTGTCTCTGTGGAAACGCCAGGTCATGTATTGGGCGGTTCGCCTGGGCGGCTGGCTGGCCTGGGACGCCAGTCGAAAACGGGAGGCGGAGCATGCTTGAAACCCGCGACCGCCATTCCGAGGAGCGCTACCGCAACCGCTGGTACGGCAAATACCGGGCCTTCGTGCGCGACAACAACGACCCCGAACGCCTCGGCCGGGTCCGGCTGGAAATCCCAGCCGTGCTCGGCAGCGGGCGGGAGAACTGGTCCGAGTGGGCCGCGCCCTGTTTCCCCTACGGCGGCAACGACGACACCGGCATGTTTCTGGTCCCCGAGGAAGGGGCGTCGGTGTGGGCCGAGTTCGAAGGCGGCGTTGTCCAGTATCCGATCTGGACCGGGGTCTGGCTGGCCAAGAGCAATCCCGGCGAACAGCCTGAGGAATCCAAGCGCACCTGCGAGAGAGCCTTCTGCCATGACTGCGAGGACAAGGTCGAACATCAGGCCAACCGGCACGACGATCTCGAACACAAGAAGTACCACGGCCATCCGCCGTATTACTGCCCACGCCTGAAAGTCCTGCTCAAGACCGAAACCGGCCACACCATCCTGGCCGATGACCGCGACGGCGACGAGCTGCTGCGGATCATCGACCGCGCCGGACAGATCCTCACCATGGAAGGGAAGGTGAAGCCGGAGATGCAGAGCGGCAACGCCCTGCGCCGAGGCACGAAGAACGCCGAGAAAGGCGACCAGCTCGACATCGCCTCGCAGATCGTCGGCTCCCGCGCCCGCATCCAGCTCACCGACCTCTGCCGCCAGCAGGTGATCCTCGAAGCCTGGCAGGACAAGGAGAAGGTCCACATCCTCTCGTGCGACAAGGGCCGCTCCCGCTGGCAGAAGATCCTCATCGATACCACCAAGGGTCGGGAGAAGGTTCACATCTGGGGACTCAACGGCACCCAGGAAATCCTCGTCGATTCCACCGCCGCCGCCGAACAGATCCGGCTGACCGACAAGGCCGGTCAGGTGGTG from Pseudodesulfovibrio aespoeensis Aspo-2 includes the following:
- a CDS encoding phage late control D family protein, which translates into the protein MDLDTFKPTFLIQIEGQDLSKDITQEITSFVFTDNEEELDILELSVTDRNLQFVDDPLFQEGNEIVARFGYVGNLSPRKKAVIKDIDYDFPENGDPTIRIKAYDKGFKLAGKENQKVWQKPAPGILYSEIAEQIAAANGLTSVVTATKGKHLRVTQSNISDAQFLKELAEKARDRDGDGVSGYVFYVQDDELHFHPRELDQTPLLTLEYFTDTKGLLRSFRPSTQSQGAKGAGVETKTVGVDPRKKDVVEHKANNATTPERTALGKQTYLVDGNTGEGSFKEQETGQIVPSFDRSEGFHDEPRQEPAQDSAEGKFREAELRQVEADAATIGIPQLRAKKNVEIKGVGRKFSGIYYCHSVRHSISGAGYLCELKLKKNALGKGAGDKSAESQGKPNDKEAPPTPQNEPPAMVTINADTGAVTQGGGNGRSQ
- a CDS encoding LysM peptidoglycan-binding domain-containing protein, which codes for MIGRDSRYARCVLYRDSDGTSLGVRQRIDTTPRHDDRLHTLVEGDRLDLLAHRYLGDARLWWIICDYNDIFFPLELEPGQALRIPSREHVQMRLLD
- a CDS encoding DUF1353 domain-containing protein, producing the protein MSSEAKTLFSGTALGLSGPLRVEILANGMTARLTQPFRVRTGACRIIEVPAGFETDFASVPRLFWRMVPPWGRYSPAAVVHDYLYHTGKVSRLAADRIFLELMAALGVSLWKRQVMYWAVRLGGWLAWDASRKREAEHA
- a CDS encoding YcbK family protein; this encodes MGDLSKNFNRSEFACKGKNCCGHSAAVHPDLVDALQALRDRIGKPLSITSGFRCNRHNKAVGGAAQSYHTLGMAADVSCPDGVSPGDLAVIAEEIPLFREGGIGVYASWVHLDVRQSGKARWRS
- a CDS encoding DUF7768 domain-containing protein: MKRIFVCSPFAGDIARNVKVAEALCRWVMRSGHAPFAPHLLYPTFTDDSVPEQRETGIACGLAYMECCDEVWAFTGNGISSGMQRELDRAGQLGKPIIKIVEV
- a CDS encoding CIS tube protein, translated to MAWDQQPIKGYLVDADTGERLEFQYNPNSISDEKSTDYATIKIPGMSHPRYQYVAGEPRRIAFKVELFKGPVKQKVDWLRSLQYPEHAGTMLKNAPHRVLLIFGDLYPGVTCIVRQVKARFFGLFDRDNLLPQRAEVDIVLEEYVDRSINWSEVRS
- a CDS encoding phage baseplate assembly protein V, with translation MLETRDRHSEERYRNRWYGKYRAFVRDNNDPERLGRVRLEIPAVLGSGRENWSEWAAPCFPYGGNDDTGMFLVPEEGASVWAEFEGGVVQYPIWTGVWLAKSNPGEQPEESKRTCERAFCHDCEDKVEHQANRHDDLEHKKYHGHPPYYCPRLKVLLKTETGHTILADDRDGDELLRIIDRAGQILTMEGKVKPEMQSGNALRRGTKNAEKGDQLDIASQIVGSRARIQLTDLCRQQVILEAWQDKEKVHILSCDKGRSRWQKILIDTTKGREKVHIWGLNGTQEILVDSTAAAEQIRLTDKAGQVVRMNAAPGQESISATDKSGSLVFMDGVAGNIIIRSTNTVLINT